ATCTCCTACATGCGGCACCACCGGAATCCCATATTTACGGCAAAGCAGGCTGACAGTGATGAATTCGCTTACGCCGCCCAACCGAACCGCATCGGCCTGGATAAAGCCCACGCATTTTGCCTGCAGGTAGTTTTTAAAGATCACCCTGTTAGGTACATGTTCCCCGATTGCCAGCGGCACCGGTGCGATCGCTGCTGCCAGCACGCGATGCGCCGCAATATCATCCGGATGGGTAGGTTCTTCAATCCAGTAAGGGTTTACAGCACTCAATGAGCGGCAGACCTGCAGGGCTTGCGGAAGGGTCCATTGCTGGTTGGCATCCAGCATCACTTTTACGGCATCACCGGCTGTGGCTCTTACGATCTGGGCGCGCCGGATATCGCGACCGGCATCGGCCGATCCTACTTTTAACTTCAGGGCGGAAAAACCATTATCGACCGCCTTACGGCAGTTTTCCCGGATCTGTTCGTCATCATAATTAAACCATCCTACGGAAGTGTCATATCCGGGATATCCTGTTTTTAAAACAGGCTCGCGCAGGGCCCTTGTTACTTCCTGCTCCCGGAGCAGGATAATGGCCGCTTCACGGCTCAATTCATCTTCCAGGTAGCTCAGGTCCAGCGTATTTACCAATTGTTCGGGACTCAGATCTGTCAACAATTTCCAGAGCGGTACCCCTTTTTTTTTCGCCCAGAGATCATAACAGGCATTGGTTACAGATGCCAGGGCCAGGTGTACGATTCCCTTGTGCGGACCCAGCCACCGGAACTGCTGCTCGTTCGATAACCGGTTGAACCAATGACCAAAGTTTGCCATCACTTCTTCAATATCCGACCCCTTTAATGTTTGCGCATAAAATGCAGCGGCCTTACATACCAGGTCATTTCCCGCTCCAAGGGTAAAGGCGAAACCCGTACCCTTTATCCCGCTATCGTCTATCAATTCCGTAACTGCGTATGAATAAACCGGATCACGGTGCACCGCGTCGCTGCCCGCACCTCCCGATAATGAAAACCGCCTGTCCTTAATCGCTATATTCCGAATCATATCTCGTTCCTGTCAATGTTTAATATAAATTAGCATGTTATACAGCCATCATCTTTTATACGGGCTGCCATGTCTTTTCTAACGCCGGTATCCCAGTTCTGCCCCACCCCCTACGGGCAGGATACAGCCTGTTATAAACCGTGCTTTTTCGGATACCAGGTATACGCAGGCATCGGCAATCACATCACCTTCGGGGCAATAGCCCAAGGCATGAATCTCATCCAGATAGGTTTCAATACCTGTGGTATCAGGTTGCGCTGCCGCCCATTCCCGCAACAGCGGCGTCCACACGCCGGCCGGAGCCACAGCGTTTACCCGGATTCCATAGACTGCATAATCCAGCGCCATCGATTTTGTAAGTGCATCTACAGCGCCCTTGGTGGCCGTATATGCTGCATGACTAGCCTGTCCGATGCTTCCTACCATACTGCTTGTATTTAAGATACAGCCTTTTGATCGCTGTAATGCGGCGAGCGCGTACCGGGTGGTTAAATAGATACTGAATACGTTTACCTGCATCAGTGCCTGCCATTCGTCAACCGAGGTTTCGTGCAGCGGTTTGGCCGGTGCAGCGATGCCTGCATTATTGTGGATGCAATCGATCGTTCCGTAATGTTGTTCAATATGTGCGATGGCTTTTTTCACCTGTACCTCGTCAGACACATCGCAGTGCAGATATAGATGTGACTTGCCGGATTCCTCCCTTAACCGTTCAGGGGCTTCCCGCCGCACATCCAGCACCGCCACCTGTGCGCCTTCGCTGATATAGGCTTTTACACATTCGTAACCGATACCGCCGGCCCCGCCCGTAACAACAATCACTTTATTTGATAATACCATGGCAACTCCGTTCTTCATAACAAAGAAATAAAATAATCCACAGCAAAGGCCGCATTGTATGTGCCATTGCCTACACTATTTTAACATAAATGGTTTATTTTTAGCTCTCAAAGGAATATCTTCAGGTATGAAACCGATTCTTCTTAAAATTACGTCCGGTCCGGCGATCTCGTTCAGTGCGCGATCCGATAGTAAATCGTATAAGAACAACAGCTGGCATTACCACCCGGAGTTCGAACTCATTCATATAGTAAAGGGTGGAGGCACGTTGTTTGCCGGAGACGGGATTCATCATTTCAAAAGCGGCGACCTGGTTTTTATCGGCAGCTATCTTCCGCATTACTGGAAGTTTGACAGCCTGTACACATCGGAGGTTCCGGCGAAATCTTATATTGAACTGACGCAGTTCCGTGAGGATTTCTGGGGTAAGGATTTCCTGGACATACCGGAGAATCAAAAGATCGCAGCGCTTCTGGATAAGAGTAAAAAAGGACTGGTACTCCGCGGCGCAAAGGCTGAAGCAGCCAAAGGGATCCTTACCGAACTGATTGCAGCCACGGATACGAAACGAATTGTGCTGCTCCTGGAACTGCTGATCTGCCTTTCGGAATGTAAAAAAACCGGCACCATTTCCTCCGCCTATCAAAGCAACAACCCTTTTACCCAATCGGAGCGTATCAACAAGATCTATAACTATACCCTTCAACATTTCAAGTCTACGATTTATATTAAAGAGGTTGCTGCCATTACCAATCTTACGGTGAATTCTTTTTGCCGGTATTTTAAATCCTGTACCCGGAAAAGCTATACTCAGTTTATTGCAGAACTGCGGATCGGTCATGCCTGTAAACTATTATCTGAAGGCCAGAAAAGTATTAAAGAGATCTGCTACGAAAGCGGGTTTAATAACATTACCCATTTTAACCGGCTGTTTAAAAAAATGAAACATATCCAGCCGAACGAATACCGGAAACTGATTCATACATAAGAACTGCTGACCCAATGCCGATACAATATTTTTATCGCTACAGATGCACAGATAATATGTTGCAGGTTAATTGGCCGCCAGGGCCTTTGAGGCCGCAGCCCTTGTAATTGCAGCAAGCTTATTTACTGCTGAACCCAAGCAACAATTTTTCGCGGTTTGTTCAGCCAGACGGCGGTTTTCTTTTTACAACCAGAAGATTTCCACCTTTTGTCCCCAGGATATTTTCCGGCGGCTCCAAACTGTTTTTTGTGCAGGATATTTTGATACTTTTATATGGAGTAATTCGTACAACCGGTATGAAGACGCTTACATAAACAGTCATTAAATATGAACATTGCTGCTTTATTTCCAGAATTTGAATACGGCCACGCGCAGCTGAACAAATTTGTGGAGTCTGCGGGCTTTTTTACGATCCTCCTTAAATCGGGAGAAATCATTCATTTCTCGCCGGAACGCCCGGAAGAATTCCGCGAATGGCTGCATATTCATAAGATCGCTGCCATCAACGTCAGCAATTAATATCTATACACACCTGCAGACGTCTTTCAAGCAACGGCGCAGAAGGGCAACAGCGCAGCGCGGCCGCCGGTCACCACAAAGGTTCAACAGCACAAAGAGACACTAAGGTCAAGCCTTGTCTTTGTGTTATCCGGCCTTCGTGGCAATATACCTATACCCCACCGTCTGTGACCATATCATACACCACTACCCGCTCCCACAGATGACTGCATTTTTCTACAAAGGCTTTATGCAGGGGATGTACCTGGTAATCATCCTGGTCTTTAATGCTGTTAAAATACATAAGCTCTGAAACCTGGAAACTGTTGTCCACCACCTCCCGCTTTACGGTTGATGCTGGCATGCCAATAAGCAATTGCCGCACCTGCGGAATTGCTTTCAGCGTTTTGAGCCCGGCCACCAGCGCTGCTTTGTCGGCTTCAGCCCCGGGATTCTTTAACCAAAAGAACACATGATGAATCACCTGTTGCCGGGGTGCTTCCGGGAGCCGGCTAACGGCTGCGGGTGAGGCCGCTAATACGGCGGCATGTTTGATAAATCTTCTGCGGGTATTTGAATGTCGCTTTTTTTGCTGCATGGTCGTTAAATATTAAAACCGGTTTTACGGAATAAAGATAAAAAAGAGCGCCCATTCCCGACCAAAAAACGGCAATTTCATTTATTAATCGTAATATTGCAATATCATAAGCATTATTGCTGACGCTCCATGTTCAGCAAAATTAACCGGCTGCAGTGTTGAACACATTGGTGCCCCCGCGCTTCTGCAACACCTGGTAACAGCCCCCTGTTTCTGCATCAACCGGAAAATTTGAAGTCACATATCAGGCCAGTGTCGGTAAGTCTGGGTTTTGACAGGCAGGTTTTATCGGCATTGCGATATAAAAATCATATATGAATCGTAAACAACACTGGGAATCCATTTACCAGACGAAGGCTCCGTATGCATTTAGCTGGTACCAGGAAAAACCCCACACATCCCTGTCCATCCTGGACCAGCTCCGGGTTCACCACACGGCAAAGATTATTGACATCGGTGGAGGAGACAGTACCTTTGCAGATCATCTGCTCGACCGCGGCTACCAGAACATTACCGTACTGGATATATCTGCATCCGCCATCGAAAGAGCGCAGCGGCGACTGGGTGAACGGGCCTCAAAAATTACATGGATCGTTGCTGATGCGGCTCAATTCAAACCTACTATGGCCTACGATTTCTGGCACGATCGCGCAGCCTTTCATTTCCTTACGGATGAGCAGGAGGTTTCGAACTATATTCAGGCCGCACAACAAGGTATTGTGCCGGGCGGCATCCTAGTGATTGGTACATTTTCCGAAAAAGGTCCCACCCAATGCAGCGGTATTGAGGTAAAGCGCTATTCCGCCCGCACAATGACAAACCGTCTGGAAGGGTTTTTCAAAAAAATAAAATGCCTGACCACAGAGCACCTTACACCTTTCCAGACCGTTCAACAATTTGTATTCTGCAGCTTTAAAAAATTGTCAATCTGATGCAAAAAAATCCGGCTCTGTGTACAAAAAACAGCTGTCGCAGCCAGATGACTGACGCATATTATATATTTCGCTCCGGTCGCAACCGGGAGCACAATGCCGGATCAAAACGCGCGGCGCGCATCCGGTGCAAAGAGGACAGACGAGCAGATCGGAAAATGACTCCGTTGAACCTGTAAACAGATAACGACGATTTCCTGGTTTTTGTAACGGATTATTTTAACCGTCCATGCCATCGATCGCACCCCCTTTTAGGCGCAGGAAATCTTTTTAAACAAGGGTTATTGTGCAATGACCAGGTTACTGAAATAGACCTTTGCATCGTTCTCGGTCTTAATCGGCGCGCTGATAAAAAAGTACTTGACGGCATCAGTGGTAAACATTTTTGCATCCAGCACCTTGGTTTTGCCCAGATATACTTTCATTTGCTCATTATTTACTGCAATAGATACATGCAGCTTATCATTCGCATATGGCTTAAGGTCATATTCCGTATTGATATATTTATCTGCCGGCCCTGCAAAACTGGTGATCTGGTTTTCATTATAGAATTCCAACTCGGTATGTGCAATATCGCCTTCGTTAAAACCGCTGACGCTATTGTTTCCGGCAAAACCAAAACTTACCGGGCTGATATCACGAATTTTATCACAGGCTGTTAACAGATCAAATTCGACGGTAAACACTTTGGGTAATTTTGTATTGTTATTAAGCTTGTAAGTAGCCCCGGTCTGCATTTCCAGCCAGGTGCCGGCAATATCACCCGATTTGACCAGTTGCCCGCTCCCGTTGGTTTTGAGGGTTGCAGGCATGCTGCCGGTATTCAATTGCTCGAACTGGCTGGCATACAGCACTGTGCTGCCAGCTTTAAAATCAAACCCGGCATCAAACGATACTCTTTTTTTACCGGTTGTATTGCCAGCTGTTCCTGCGGTTGCACCTGAGCTGCCTTTTGCCGAAACGCTGCTATTGGCGATCACTTCACCGGCTTTTTGAGCCACTTTTTCTCCGGCTTTGTTGAGTATGCCGCCTAGCTGGCCGTTACTTTGCTGCGTGGTCAGCGTCAGCATTACCAATGCTACGGACCCCAAAATGAACGTGTTTGTCATGTTTGCTTAAATGATGTTTAGTTTAAATATGATCCGGCTACCTCGCCTGGAATCAACACAACGGGTACGGATCTGACTTCAGAGAAGTTTAGCACATCATTAACAGCAAGAATAATACCAACCTGTCTGTAGCAGATGGTCTGAAAAACAAGCGCTTTATACTTCCGATTTATAGTATTTATACAATTCCCGGTGCACACCTTTTATACGGGCGATACGGGCCAGAATGCCAAATACGCTTTTCTGAATCCGGAGCGGCAGGCCGGGAAGATAACTTTCGCCTTTTTGAAACAGGATGGCCAGATGCCAGATATGCGGCAATCCTTTTTTATTGGTTTTACCATCGACTGCCAACCCGTAAGCAATGCGCAGCATCACTTCAAAATGCCGCGCCGGCTGAATGGTTACTCTGAATTTAACGGGGTGCCGGGAGCTCTTGTTAAAAAAACGATGGACCATTTTTTTGGGTATGGTTACCGTATCTCCGGGGTTCAGGTACTGCTCCGCTTTTCCGCATTGCACGCCCAATACACCTTCCAGTACTTCAAATATTTCAATATAATCTACATGATAATGCAGATCATTGCCCCCACCAGGCAGCAATACCACTTCTACCAGGGTATATGTGCCATTCGTTTCGGCGGCAGTTTTCAAAAAGGTCACCGTGTCTCCTACCTGCGGATGGGTGATGGTTCTTGGTAATGGCTGCATACTTGTTGCCTTTATCTTTTATTTGTGATGCTGTAACATTTCCGGCAGTCTTTTAAGACAACTGCCGGAAACTCAGGTCTTACTCATTTGCTTTTATAGCCCGGATATCCAGATGGATCGTTACTTCGGGTAGAATATAAAGTGGCTGTTCCGGATCGCTGAAACTGTTCATTCCCCAGTTCAGCCGGTTCAGGTCCAATGTGGCTTCCGTCCGGACCGTGTCACCGGTGATAGCAACCTTTGCCGGGAAACTAAGCCGGTGTGTTTGCCCGATCAGCGTAAAATCACCGGTTACCAGGGTATTGGCACCGCTGATGGCTCCTGCATCCGCCGGGGTGTAAGGGTGTACTTCGGTAACGCGGAAGCGGGCTTCGGAATAAACCAGCAGGTTAAAAAAGTCGGCGCTTTTTAAATGGGTCAGCAATTGTTCCTTCAAAGGCTCCTCCAGGTCAAAATTCCGGATGCTGGCGATCGGGATCCGGAATGTTCCGCTCTTTATCTGGCCATGACGGTTGGCTGTTAAAGAACCGGTTACATTAAAAGCACCGGTATGAAAGTGATCGGGGGCTGAACCTTTCCATTCTATAGAGGAGGTCGCGGCATCTACTTCAAAAGTAGTGCTGATACCGGCACCGTTACGAGCACAGGAAAACAGAGAACATACGAGCGCGGTAAAAAGAACATGTTTGATTTTCATTTTTCTTTATGATTGTTTGGTGATAAAATTTATGAAGGAAAATTACCGGGCTTGCGGCAGTGCTGAGCACCTGCTTTATTGGTCCTCATAAGATCCGTTCGATACCTCTGCATTTCAAATTCATCAGAATACTCCAGCACACCTTCAGATTCGCGGTCATTACATTATTACCGCCGCCCACACAGCCGGTTATTTAAGCGAACGGAAGTATTGGTACAAAGAGGCCAGCTCCTTATCCGTATACCGGGCCGTCATCTGCCAGGGCATATCTTCATTTTTCATGGAATGCCCGGAGGGTGTGGTACCCGTACGAAGGGTATGTATAAATTGTTCCGGTGTCCATTTACCGGCATTGCCGCTGAAACTGAAATCCGGTGCCGGCAGCATGCCCGGCAGCAGCGCATCACCGCCTTTCAGATCTGAACCATGACAGCCGGAGCAGGAGGCTGCCAGGTATTTGCCCTGACCGATACCTTCGAGGGTATCCGCAACCTTATCCGGCGTTCTTAAATGGTCGATTTTTTCAACAGGTAACAGCGGGATCTTGTCAAAAAATGCCAGGATGCGTGCAGCAGGGCCAATGCGGGTGGATGGCAGTTGATTGTGAACAGGCGGCAACCGGTTGCAATATGCAATGATGGCGGCGATATCGCTTTCTGACATCAGGGTTGTTTCCTGCGCCGGCATCAGCACGAGCGGACGGCCATCCTTCCCAATACCGTGCTGCAGTGCCCGGAACCAGTCTTCGGATGTATAATCCGCAGGAAGCCCTCCCTTTCCCCTGGTAAGATTGGCTGCTGTAATCCGGCCAATCATGCCGTCGTTGGCAACGATCTTACCGGCCATCTGTGTGCCATGACATTCGTAGCAACCTTTTATCGCCAGCAGGTGTGCGCCTCTGAGGAGCGTGGCGCTGTCGGAAGGTATCGAAACAGGTGCAACCGCATAGGCATATCGTTCCTGCATCCGGTTGCGAAGATTCAGCGAAATACCGGCGTATGCCACCAATATTAATACCAGCACAGCGGCCAGTACCACACCGCACCATTTGAATATTTTTCTAAGCATGATAAAATGATTTACTTTTGCGCAAATTTCAGCTGCATCCCATAACTACAGGGTACGCCAAACGGATTGATCATTACGCCAAACGGATTTATGGCTTTTAAATTATTGAATACAGACATTCTTGATTTCGAGCTGCTTTCCAACCTGGAGCCGGGCGCTCCCAATCCGTTACGGGAACAAGTTACCAGCCTGCACCCACGCGCAGGAGCATTACAACTGCATACAGACACTTTTCCGCATATTCATTTATCGCAGATTCAATGGAACACAGCAGAGGACCTGGAAATGCATGGGGCTACCAGCAGCGATACCATCAATATCAATTTCCAACTGGGCGGTCAAATGTATTCCCGGTTTACGGGGATCAATCATCCAATGGATATGCAGACAAACCGGCACAACCTGGTATACGCGCCGGAGGCTGGTGATCATCATCACATCGCCGGCAATCATTCACTGTCGTTGCTGCATGTTATTATTGACAAGGACTTTTTTACTGCTTCGATCGGCTGTAACGACCGCTGGAGTGAACAGGTACATCGCAACCTGGAAGCGCAGCGCCCTTTTTCAGGCGCGCCGGAGGCCCGGCCTGTTTCAAACAAAATGCAGCTATTGCTGGACAGTATTCTGAACTGTGCAGAAACCGGAACCATGCGCCGCCTGTTACTGCAATCTCGGATGCTGGAATTGCTGGCACTTGAAATCGAACAGTTCTGCACGCCGCTCAGCAGCGCAGCCATTCCCTGGGAGGAACAGGAGCGGTTGCAACAGCTAAAAGCCTATATCGGTATCCATTACCTCTCGGATCTTAGTCTGCACCAGCTCAGCCGGGTGAGCCTGCTAAATGAGTTCAAGCTGAAGAAAGGATTTAAGCAGCTTTTTGGAGAAACCCTGTTTACTTACATTCACCGTTTGCGCATGGAGCATGCCGCCCTGCTGCTGCGGGACACAAAGAGCACCATTGATGAAATTGCATTGGTGGTGGGCTATGCCTATGCACATCATTTTTCCACGGCATTTAAGAAGCATTTTAAGATAAGTCCCCTAAAATACCGCACCGGATGACCGCCTTTCGTTCCATGTCTCCTGAAAGGGACGTGGAAAACCCCAATACTCATCCCGCAGCGTCCTCTGCGGGAGACGCTGCGGGGAACGGAATCATCTTTCGTTCCATGTCTCCCGGAAGGGACGTGGAAAGTGCTATTACTCACCCGCAGCGTCCTCTGCGAGAGACGCCGCGGGGAACGGGATCATCTTTCGTTCCATGTCTCCTGAAAGGGGACGTGGAAAGTGCCAATACTCATCCGCAGTGTCCACTGCGGGAGACGCCGCGGGGAACGGGATCATCTTTCTCGTTCCATGTCTCCTGAAAGAGACGTGGAACATGCCAATACTCATCCGCAGCGTCCTCTGCGAGAGACGCCGCGGGGAACGGGATCATCTTTCTCGTTCCATGTCTCCTGAAAGGGACGTGGAAAGTGCCAATACTCATCCGCTGCGTCCTCTGCGAGAGACGCCGCGGGGAACGGGATCATCTTTCGTTCCATGTCTCCTGAAAGGGACGTGGAAAGTGCTATTACTCATCCGCAGCGTCCTCTGCGGGAGACGCCGCGGGGAGCGGGATCATAATGGACGTGTCAGGTCGATATCTGCAAGTTTGCAATAATGCCAAATATCATAAACGCCCTGTATTCCGGAAATATAATATTGAGCAGAACTATGCATATAATCTGCAGGAGCGGGTGCAAGCATCCATCTGCCCTTGCAGGGATTATCATGTATATAATTCAATTTTTGAAGCATGAAGGCATTTGTCCGGCATTCTTTCCAATCGAACGAACGTTCCCATACTTCATGCATTTTATGTTTTATTTGACCGCTTTTGCCAACCGCGGATGATAATTGTGCCAACAGTCGGCCTGCCCCGCCTCTTTTCAGACGGTCGATAATACCATACGCGATAAAACGTTTCCCATTCCCTACAATCGTATTAATCAATTGACCGGTATTCCCGGAATGCGATTAATGCATGCACATGATTGGGCATAATCACATACCCGCAGATGTAGTGGCCTTTACATTTTAAATGATCAAACCATTTGTAAATCATATCGTATGCATCCGCAATAGCGATCAATCGCATCCATCGATAACAGGTAAACGTTATAAAATATACGCCTTCGGTTGCTGTTATGGTGTGTTTCACAGGCATAAGCGAAATTAACGATTTTTCCATATGATACCCGTCCGCAGCGTCCTCTGCGGGAGACGCCGCGGGGAACGGACCGGATGACCACTTTCCTTTCCATGTCTCCTGAAAGGGACTGGAAAGCCCCAATACTCATCCGCAGTGTCCACTGCGGGAGACGCCGCGGGGAACGGGATCATCTTTCGTTCCATGTCTCCTGAAAGGGGACGTGGAACATGCCGATACTCATCCGCAGTGTCCTCTGGGGGAGACGCCGCGGGGAACAATCAGGAAGCCTTCTTCATCTGCTTTTGCAGTTCCTTAATGGTCATATTATACATGATACTATGCCGGTTGTTCACCCGCTGTGCCAGGTGTACATGGGCAATATAATCCTGTACGATCTGAATCTTGTCGCTGGGCGTTACCACCAGTAATTGTAAATGCAATTGTTTGCACAGCTCCATCAGGTAGGTGGCTTTATCCTCATCCTGGTTGCTGAAACTTTCGTCCACGGCAATAAACCGCAAACTACGGCTGTTCTTTCCTTCACGGGTAATACCAAACTGGTAGGCAATGGCACTACAGAGAATGGTATAGGTAAGCTGCGCCTTTTCTCCCCCGGATAGTTGTCCCATCTGGCGGTAGGTTTTCTTAAGCTCTCCGGTATTCCGGTATTTTTCATCTGCCCAAAACTCAAACCAGTTCCGTACATCCATTACCCGCGCACGGTAGGTTTCGCTTTCATCCAGGCTATCGATGAGCGGTTGTACTTTCTGACGGAAATGCAATGCCTTATCCTCAAAGCTGCTTTGCTGCCAGTTAGCGGCCTGGGGTAAGGCATCCAGCAGCGCACTGCGGAAGGCATTTACCGTGGCATC
The sequence above is a segment of the Niabella agricola genome. Coding sequences within it:
- a CDS encoding enolase C-terminal domain-like protein, with product MIRNIAIKDRRFSLSGGAGSDAVHRDPVYSYAVTELIDDSGIKGTGFAFTLGAGNDLVCKAAAFYAQTLKGSDIEEVMANFGHWFNRLSNEQQFRWLGPHKGIVHLALASVTNACYDLWAKKKGVPLWKLLTDLSPEQLVNTLDLSYLEDELSREAAIILLREQEVTRALREPVLKTGYPGYDTSVGWFNYDDEQIRENCRKAVDNGFSALKLKVGSADAGRDIRRAQIVRATAGDAVKVMLDANQQWTLPQALQVCRSLSAVNPYWIEEPTHPDDIAAHRVLAAAIAPVPLAIGEHVPNRVIFKNYLQAKCVGFIQADAVRLGGVSEFITVSLLCRKYGIPVVPHVGD
- a CDS encoding SDR family NAD(P)-dependent oxidoreductase, whose translation is MKNGVAMVLSNKVIVVTGGAGGIGYECVKAYISEGAQVAVLDVRREAPERLREESGKSHLYLHCDVSDEVQVKKAIAHIEQHYGTIDCIHNNAGIAAPAKPLHETSVDEWQALMQVNVFSIYLTTRYALAALQRSKGCILNTSSMVGSIGQASHAAYTATKGAVDALTKSMALDYAVYGIRVNAVAPAGVWTPLLREWAAAQPDTTGIETYLDEIHALGYCPEGDVIADACVYLVSEKARFITGCILPVGGGAELGYRR
- a CDS encoding AraC family transcriptional regulator, whose amino-acid sequence is MKPILLKITSGPAISFSARSDSKSYKNNSWHYHPEFELIHIVKGGGTLFAGDGIHHFKSGDLVFIGSYLPHYWKFDSLYTSEVPAKSYIELTQFREDFWGKDFLDIPENQKIAALLDKSKKGLVLRGAKAEAAKGILTELIAATDTKRIVLLLELLICLSECKKTGTISSAYQSNNPFTQSERINKIYNYTLQHFKSTIYIKEVAAITNLTVNSFCRYFKSCTRKSYTQFIAELRIGHACKLLSEGQKSIKEICYESGFNNITHFNRLFKKMKHIQPNEYRKLIHT
- a CDS encoding Dabb family protein; its protein translation is MQQKKRHSNTRRRFIKHAAVLAASPAAVSRLPEAPRQQVIHHVFFWLKNPGAEADKAALVAGLKTLKAIPQVRQLLIGMPASTVKREVVDNSFQVSELMYFNSIKDQDDYQVHPLHKAFVEKCSHLWERVVVYDMVTDGGV
- a CDS encoding class I SAM-dependent methyltransferase, giving the protein MNRKQHWESIYQTKAPYAFSWYQEKPHTSLSILDQLRVHHTAKIIDIGGGDSTFADHLLDRGYQNITVLDISASAIERAQRRLGERASKITWIVADAAQFKPTMAYDFWHDRAAFHFLTDEQEVSNYIQAAQQGIVPGGILVIGTFSEKGPTQCSGIEVKRYSARTMTNRLEGFFKKIKCLTTEHLTPFQTVQQFVFCSFKKLSI
- a CDS encoding cupin domain-containing protein, yielding MQPLPRTITHPQVGDTVTFLKTAAETNGTYTLVEVVLLPGGGNDLHYHVDYIEIFEVLEGVLGVQCGKAEQYLNPGDTVTIPKKMVHRFFNKSSRHPVKFRVTIQPARHFEVMLRIAYGLAVDGKTNKKGLPHIWHLAILFQKGESYLPGLPLRIQKSVFGILARIARIKGVHRELYKYYKSEV
- a CDS encoding YceI family protein translates to MKIKHVLFTALVCSLFSCARNGAGISTTFEVDAATSSIEWKGSAPDHFHTGAFNVTGSLTANRHGQIKSGTFRIPIASIRNFDLEEPLKEQLLTHLKSADFFNLLVYSEARFRVTEVHPYTPADAGAISGANTLVTGDFTLIGQTHRLSFPAKVAITGDTVRTEATLDLNRLNWGMNSFSDPEQPLYILPEVTIHLDIRAIKANE
- a CDS encoding c-type cytochrome, coding for MLRKIFKWCGVVLAAVLVLILVAYAGISLNLRNRMQERYAYAVAPVSIPSDSATLLRGAHLLAIKGCYECHGTQMAGKIVANDGMIGRITAANLTRGKGGLPADYTSEDWFRALQHGIGKDGRPLVLMPAQETTLMSESDIAAIIAYCNRLPPVHNQLPSTRIGPAARILAFFDKIPLLPVEKIDHLRTPDKVADTLEGIGQGKYLAASCSGCHGSDLKGGDALLPGMLPAPDFSFSGNAGKWTPEQFIHTLRTGTTPSGHSMKNEDMPWQMTARYTDKELASLYQYFRSLK
- a CDS encoding helix-turn-helix transcriptional regulator, translated to MAFKLLNTDILDFELLSNLEPGAPNPLREQVTSLHPRAGALQLHTDTFPHIHLSQIQWNTAEDLEMHGATSSDTININFQLGGQMYSRFTGINHPMDMQTNRHNLVYAPEAGDHHHIAGNHSLSLLHVIIDKDFFTASIGCNDRWSEQVHRNLEAQRPFSGAPEARPVSNKMQLLLDSILNCAETGTMRRLLLQSRMLELLALEIEQFCTPLSSAAIPWEEQERLQQLKAYIGIHYLSDLSLHQLSRVSLLNEFKLKKGFKQLFGETLFTYIHRLRMEHAALLLRDTKSTIDEIALVVGYAYAHHFSTAFKKHFKISPLKYRTG
- a CDS encoding transposase; this translates as MPVKHTITATEGVYFITFTCYRWMRLIAIADAYDMIYKWFDHLKCKGHYICGYVIMPNHVHALIAFREYRSID